A part of Carassius carassius chromosome 4, fCarCar2.1, whole genome shotgun sequence genomic DNA contains:
- the LOC132129373 gene encoding uncharacterized protein LOC132129373, translated as MQKNVSEVTLQMKIYKCSFCDVVKFQLTKFLTHLQVQHNHQADFSVTCDIEGCFRRYKTVASYRNHIYRKHRQALQHPPFEKATVFEDNNESEEEVPEDDLLENNQNSLLGIDLETVLLGLRQHVDLFILNLQEKHLLPKATQDTIVSSLEFILKFFQQNYFEIIKFHLTKSGFRLEDQEDLDNLLNNRTLIESVFAYIQSDYQLFKYCKEHLHLVEPVKHILGTNSQGKEDTFQYVPIIDVLKTQLEKHDIFESYRRTCEQAPSTDFLSSYTDGELFHESPFFGDPNIVRLHLYTDEYEVVNPLGSKRSVHKLAAFYFMIGNLESNCKSQLRHIHLCFLVRNQFLKKYSYRDILLPLINDLKLLYTEGLQVSVNGQNIILKCALATISADNLSAHSLAGFTCFFSSGRICRFCMISYKDLRSHVNKDDVIIRSSQVHQYHLQALRESTGISKQTYGVVSECPFAELDYFDVTKNFPPDLMHDFLEGVVPLVITRVIQALHFLHIVSLSQINAELDAFKMGRNERANLPQKLPDSVLKKNTLSGSAAQVWCLFRILPFLIGHYIPEGEVHWDIYLKRRDIGDVILSPTIQRKIIPFLSLQIGEFLSSFQSVFPETFTPKLHFLIHYPQLILKFGPLKQLWCMRFEGKHQYFKRLAHNTCNFKNLSYTLAKRHQLRQCWELTSLDSLRRDNYTEGERVVPFRALPLEI; from the coding sequence ATGCAAAAGAACGTTTCAGAGGTAACGTTACAGATGAAAATTTATAAATGTTCATTTTGTGATGTTGTGAAGTTTCAACTCACAAAGTTTCTAACTCACCTGCAAGTGCAACATAACCACCAAGCAGATTTTAGTGTTACCTGTGACATTGAGGGATGTTTTAGAAGATATAAAACTGTTGCAAGTTACAGAAACCATATCTATCGAAAGCACAGACAAGCTTTGCAACATCCCCCATTTGAAAAAGCTACTGTATTTGAAGACAACAATGAAAGTGAGGAGGAGGTTCCTGAAGATGATCTGCTAGAGAACAACCAAAATTCTTTGCTTGGAATTGATTTAGAAACTGTGTTATTGGGACTGAGACAGCATGTAGACCTCTTTATATTAAATCTTCAAGAAAAACATTTACTTCCAAAAGCAACTCAGGATACCATTGTTTCCAGCTTGGAGTTCATCTTGAAATTTTTCcaacaaaattattttgaaatcatAAAATTCCACTTGACAAAATCTGGATTTAGACTAGAGGACCAGGAAGACTTGGATAACTTACTAAATAATCGGACACTTATTGAAAGTGTGTTTGCCTATATTCAGTCAGATTATCAACTTTTCAAATATTGCAAAGAACATCTACATTTAGTGGAGCCAGTCAAGCACATTCTTGGAACCAATAGCCAGGGGAAGGAGGACACATTTCAGTATGTGCCTATCATTGATGTTCTGAAGACTCAGTTGGAGAAACATGACATATTTGAATCATATCGAAGAACCTGTGAACAAGCCCCAAGTACAGATTTTTTAAGCAGTTATACAGATGGAGAATTATTCCATGAGAGCCCCTTTTTTGGAGATCCTAATATTGTAAGATTACATCTGTACACTGATGAATATGAAGTGGTAAACCCCTTGGGGTCTAAAAGATCAGTTCACAAATTAGCAGCTTTCTATTTTATGATTGGCAATCTTGAATCTAACTGCAAATCACAATTGAGGCATATACATTTGTGCTTTCTTGTAAGAAATCAATTTCTAAAGAAGTACTCATACAGAGACATCTTGCTGCCCCTGATTAATGACCTGAAACTGTTGTACACTGAAGGACTCCAGGTCAGTGTAAATGGTCAGAACATCATTTTGAAATGTGCCCTTGCCACTATTTCAGCTGACAACTTGTCTGCTCACAGCCTGGCAGGTTTCACCTGCTTCTTTAGCAGTGGACGGATCTGTCGCTTTTGTATGATCAGCTACAAAGACCTAAGGTCTCACGTTAACAAAGATGATGTAATAATTCGATCTTCTCAGGTACATCAGTACCATCTGCAAGCACTCAGGGAAAGTACTGGAATATCCAAACAGACATATGGTGTGGTCAGTGAGTGCCCTTTCGCTGAGCTGGACTACTTTGATGTGACAAAAAACTTTCCCCCTGACTTAATGCACGATTTTCTCGAGGGTGTGGTGCCTCTTGTGATTACCAGAGTTATCCAGGCATTACATTTTTTGCACATTGTCTCATTAAGTCAGATAAATGCTGAATTGGATGCATTTAAGATGGGGAGGAATGAACGGGCTAACCTCCCTCAGAAACTTCCAGATTCTGTCCTAAAGAAAAACACACTATCAGGGTCTGCAGCTCAGGTCTGGTGCCTCTTCAGGATTTTGCCATTTCTCATTGGACATTACATTCCAGAAGGTGAGGTGCACTGGGACATTTACCTGAAGCGTAGGGATATAGGAGATGTGATTTTGTCCCCCACCATACAAAGGAAAATCATCCCTTTTCTAAGCCTTCAGATAGGTGAATTCCTGTCCTCCTTCCAGTCTGTATTCCCTGAGACTTTCACTCCGAAACTACACTTTCTCATTCATTATCCACAACTGATATTAAAGTTTGGGCCACTGAAACAGCTGTGGTGCATGAGATTCGAGGGAAAGCACCAATACTTCAAGCGATTAGCCCACAACACGTGTAACTTCAAGAATCTCAGCTACACCCTTGCCAAGAGGCACCAGTTAAGGCAGTGCTGGGAACTGACTTCGCTGGATTCCCTGCGTCGGGACAACTACACGGAGGGTGAACGGGTAGTACCTTTTCGAGCATTACCACTGGAGATATAG